The uncultured Roseibium sp. genome contains a region encoding:
- a CDS encoding inositol monophosphatase family protein, producing the protein MVSERLDFACALAEKAGLLALDYFRRLDTLTITAKGHQDMVSEADRDVETLVRDEIAKAYPQDGILGEEHGRIHGTSGYTWIIDPIDGTANFVTSIPQWCVIIACVHDGKTVVGVIHDPCSGETFKASLGGGAFVNDRPIAASATTSLSVGSVGVGFNGRTAASDAINSISALIDKGGVFFRNASGGLMLAYAASGRLIGYLEAHMNAWDCLAGLLIAKEAGNGVAPFDVDEALDNGARIVVGAPGVYDDLNGIAAEAFAPRK; encoded by the coding sequence ATGGTTTCAGAACGTCTTGATTTTGCCTGTGCGCTTGCCGAAAAAGCCGGTCTTCTTGCCCTGGATTATTTCCGTCGCCTCGACACGCTCACCATTACGGCCAAGGGCCATCAGGACATGGTGTCGGAAGCGGATCGGGACGTGGAAACCCTGGTGCGCGACGAAATCGCCAAGGCCTACCCGCAAGACGGTATTCTGGGTGAGGAACATGGCCGGATCCACGGCACCTCCGGCTACACCTGGATCATCGATCCGATCGACGGCACCGCCAATTTCGTGACGTCCATTCCCCAGTGGTGCGTGATCATCGCCTGCGTTCACGACGGCAAAACCGTGGTCGGCGTCATCCATGATCCCTGTTCCGGCGAAACCTTCAAGGCATCGCTTGGCGGCGGCGCCTTCGTCAACGATCGTCCGATCGCCGCATCGGCAACGACAAGTCTCTCGGTGGGCTCCGTCGGCGTCGGCTTCAACGGACGCACGGCGGCAAGCGATGCCATCAACAGCATCAGCGCCCTGATCGACAAGGGCGGCGTGTTCTTCCGCAATGCCTCCGGCGGCCTGATGCTCGCCTATGCCGCCTCCGGGCGGCTGATCGGCTATCTGGAAGCGCATATGAACGCCTGGGACTGCCTGGCAGGCCTCCTGATCGCGAAAGAGGCCGGCAACGGCGTTGCCCCCTTCGACGTCGACGAAGCGCTCGATAACGGTGCCCGGATCGTCGTCGGCGCACCCGGTGTCTATGACGACCTGAACGGGATCGCCGCCGAGGCCTTCGCTCC
- the der gene encoding ribosome biogenesis GTPase Der, translating to MGATVAVIGRPNVGKSTLFNRLVGKRLALVDDTPGVTRDRRPGEARLGDLRFTIVDTAGLEDADSASLEGRMRRQTEEAIASADAVLFVIDARAGVTPLDAHFAEVARKTTTPVILLANKAEGRAGESGLYESYSLGLGEPIAISAEHGEGLADLYDALKPYVDRINEEEEAAREDEAVHSVDVDEDGEIVEDEDPVGTLERPLRVAIVGRPNAGKSTLINKMLGEDRMLTGPEAGITRDSISVDWEWHDHHIKLFDTAGIRRKARVQEKLEKLSVADALRAIKFAEVVVITLDATMSFEKQDLQIIDLVAREGRALVIAINKWDLIEDREAAWKKIRDANERYFNQIRGVKIVTLSGIQGQGIDRLVEGVFDAYEAWNARVSTAKLNRWLDKVVSNHPPPAVAGRRIRLRYLTQPKTRPPHFVAFCSRPEQLPESYTRYLVNSLRQTFDIQGTPIRFSYRKGENPYVAKKKKRKIQ from the coding sequence GTGGGCGCAACAGTCGCCGTTATCGGACGGCCGAATGTCGGCAAGTCCACTTTGTTCAATCGCCTGGTCGGCAAGCGCCTGGCGCTGGTCGACGACACGCCCGGCGTGACCCGCGACCGCAGGCCGGGGGAGGCCCGGCTGGGCGATCTGCGCTTTACGATCGTCGATACGGCAGGACTTGAGGACGCCGACAGTGCCAGTCTTGAAGGACGTATGCGCCGGCAGACGGAAGAGGCCATCGCCTCCGCCGATGCGGTGCTGTTCGTGATCGATGCCCGTGCCGGCGTCACGCCGCTCGACGCCCATTTCGCCGAAGTGGCCCGCAAGACGACGACACCGGTGATCCTGCTCGCCAACAAGGCGGAAGGCCGGGCCGGGGAGAGCGGGCTTTACGAATCCTATTCCCTGGGGCTTGGCGAACCGATCGCCATTTCCGCCGAACATGGCGAAGGCCTGGCCGACCTCTACGATGCTCTCAAACCCTATGTGGATCGCATCAACGAGGAAGAGGAAGCCGCTCGTGAGGACGAAGCCGTCCATAGCGTCGATGTCGACGAGGACGGCGAAATCGTCGAGGACGAAGATCCGGTCGGCACCCTGGAACGCCCTTTGCGCGTTGCCATCGTCGGCCGGCCGAATGCCGGGAAGTCGACACTGATCAACAAGATGCTTGGCGAGGACCGGATGTTGACCGGTCCGGAAGCCGGTATCACACGCGATTCCATCTCCGTCGACTGGGAATGGCACGACCATCACATCAAGCTGTTCGATACTGCCGGTATCCGCCGCAAGGCGCGTGTTCAGGAAAAGCTTGAGAAGCTGTCGGTTGCCGATGCGCTCAGGGCCATCAAGTTCGCCGAAGTGGTGGTGATCACGCTCGACGCGACCATGTCCTTCGAAAAGCAGGACCTGCAGATCATCGATCTGGTCGCGCGCGAAGGCCGTGCTCTGGTGATCGCGATCAACAAATGGGATTTGATCGAGGACCGGGAAGCGGCCTGGAAAAAGATCCGCGACGCCAACGAGCGGTATTTCAACCAGATCCGTGGCGTCAAGATCGTGACATTGTCCGGCATTCAGGGGCAGGGGATCGACCGGTTGGTCGAAGGCGTCTTCGATGCCTACGAAGCCTGGAACGCCCGTGTGTCGACCGCAAAGCTCAACCGCTGGCTCGACAAGGTGGTGTCGAACCATCCGCCTCCAGCCGTTGCCGGTCGCCGCATTCGCCTGCGCTACCTGACCCAGCCGAAAACGCGCCCGCCGCATTTCGTGGCCTTTTGTTCGCGTCCCGAACAGTTGCCGGAGAGCTATACCCGTTACCTGGTGAATTCTCTCCGTCAGACATTTGACATCCAGGGAACGCCGATCCGCTTTTCCTACCGCAAGGGCGAAAATCCTTACGTGGCGAAGAAAAAAAAGCGCAAGATCCAGTAG
- a CDS encoding PQQ-binding-like beta-propeller repeat protein, which yields MKTGTRIWGTDLGSVHTPVVSGNALFLVDLEDRMVALDRKTGETLWSTVLPRPEKKKRRRNWAGPILANGALIAFSSDGRFAAVDAPSGKIILTKDVNTKVYVTPIVAGGRVIVLDGDRSVAAFN from the coding sequence CTGAAGACCGGGACGCGGATCTGGGGCACGGATCTGGGGAGCGTTCACACACCGGTCGTGTCGGGCAACGCATTGTTCTTGGTGGACCTGGAAGACCGTATGGTCGCTCTCGACCGGAAGACCGGCGAAACGCTGTGGTCGACGGTCCTGCCGCGTCCGGAGAAGAAGAAGCGCCGCCGCAACTGGGCCGGTCCGATTCTTGCCAATGGGGCGTTGATTGCCTTTTCGAGCGACGGTCGTTTTGCCGCCGTCGATGCGCCATCCGGCAAGATCATCCTGACCAAGGACGTGAACACCAAGGTCTACGTGACCCCGATCGTCGCCGGCGGACGCGTTATCGTTTTGGACGGCGACAGGTCCGTCGCCGCATTCAACTGA